The Actinomycetota bacterium genomic sequence GGGCCACGAGGCAATCGTCGGGGCACCGGCACACGCCGTCGGCCATCCACTCGTCCAGCGTGGTCGGGTCGGGTGGCGCCCAGCCGCTGTTCACCTCGAACCACGCGTGTGCGGCGCGGATCGCCTCGTCGGCCGTCGTCGCCATCTCCCGATCATGTCAAGGACCGGGGCGGTGCCGAAGCCGTCCCGCAACCCTTTGCCCGATCGGCAGTTGAATAGGTGGGATGCCGGAGGAATGCGGGCAGGAGCCCGGGCGAGCTTCCGTACCCATCTCGCATCCGACCTGGAAAGGACTGCCATGACCACGAGCGTGAGCCACATCCCAGAGGGCCTGTCGGCGGTGACGCCGTACCTCATCGTTCGGGACTCGAACGCGGCGATCGACTTCTACAAGGAGGTCTTCGGTGCCACCGAGACGATGCGTCACGAGGATGGCGGGCGAGTCGTGCATGCGAAGTTGCGCATCGGTGGCGCGGCGGTCGAGATCGGCGAGAACTCGGAACGCAACGACCTCGACCTCGACCGGCTTCCCCCGGTGGGCATGCACCTGTACGTCGAGGACGTCGACGCGGTGCTGGCGAAAGCCACCTCAGCCGGGGCTCGCGTGCTTTACCCCATCCAGGACCAGCCCTACGGCGACCGCGAGGTCAGCATCGCCGACCCGTTCGGGATCGTGTGGTTCGTCGCCACTCACCTGCACGACTGAGCGCGGCTCCAGGGATCACAGCCCGAACCGGTCGCGGTTCTGGCGGTTGTTCTCGATGAGCGTCCACGACCGCACGCGGCCGCGTGAAGCGACCGCGAGCCAGATGAGGGTGCGTCGCCGCTCCTTCTCGTCGGGCAGCCCGAGGTGGGAGCCGGTCGTGTGGCCGAGCACGGCGACGGCACCTTCACGTTCGTTGATCGCGTGGGGATGGATCGTGTAGTCGGGAAAGCTCTTGAAGTAGCCGCGCCAGGCCTCGATGTTCTTCTCGCGCCCGACGAGCGGCGGCTCGTCGAAGACGCGCAGCTCGTGGTCCTCCGTGAGGAGACGGGCGATGCCGTGCAGGTCTCGTCGGTTGACACATTCGACGAAGTGGACCGCCACCGCGACCGGTGGCGCGGTCGATCGGCCGAGGCGGGCACCGGACGGACGCACGCCCGCCGGCACGCGGAGATCGTCGAGCCATCCGAGGATGGCCTGCTCGTAGGCGAGGCCGAAGGCGACGACCGCGGCGGTGTGGGGATCGGCCGCGGGAACGTGCGCCGCGACCGCCCGATAGAGGTCGAGCCGCTGCTCGTGCTCGCGGCGGCTGTCCTCGAGGAAGCCCGCCAGCGTGTCGTCGTCGAGGTGACGCCCGAACCACAACGTGACGAGGAGCGGGAACCGAATCTGCTCCGGCCCCGGCGCCTGCGCGATCCACGCCCTGAACTCCCGCCTGCCCGCGGCGGTGAGCGTGTACGGCCGCCGGTCGCGTGCCCCCGGCGCGCCGGCCCGGATGAGCCGCCGCGCTTCGAGGGCGCGAAGCTCCCGGTAGACGTGGCTCGAGGTGATGTTCCAGAACCGTGAGAGCCCGCCCTCGACCTCCTGCAGGAGATCCCACCCGGTGCGGGGACCGTCGTGGAGGAAGCCCAGCAGCGAGCCCTGGGTCGCGTTCAGCCCTGTCACCGCACGTTCACCCCTTGACATTCCCTTCTGGAGGGTTAGCCTTTGACATTCCCTTAGGGAGGGAGCAGGTGGACGTGATGGTAGAGGAGATCGTCGCCCGACTCACTCAGGATGGCTACGCCACGGTCCCGGGCGCCCTCGAGCCCGACCAGGTCGCGGCGGCCAGGGCCGACCTCGAGGCGATCCTCGAGCGCACACCGTCGGGGCGCGACGACTTCGAAGGTCGGCGCACGCAGCGGGTCTATGCGCTCTTCGCCAAGACCCGCACGCTCGACCCGCTCGCGATCCATCCGGTCGTGCTCGCGGTGCTCGATCGCGTGCTCGGGCACTACCAGCTCAGCGCGCCGGCAGGCATCGCGATCGGCCCGGGCGAGACCGCGCAGCCGCTGCACCCCGACGACGCGATCTACCCGCTGCCGCGTCCGCACGCCGAGCTCGTCGTCAACGTGATGTGGCCGTTGGAGGATTTCACCGACGCGAACGGTGCGACCCGAATCGTGCCCGGCAGTCATCGTTGGATCGACGAGCGACCCGATGCTGACACGTCGACGGTATCGATCGAGATGCCCGCCGGCACCGCGCTGCTCTATCTCGGCAGCGTGTGGCACGGCGGTGGTGCCAACCGCACCGACCGCACGCGCCTCGGCGTCGTGCTCCACTACGCCGCGGCCTGGCTCCGGCCCGTCGAGAACCATGTCCTTGCGGTGCCTCCGGAGGCGGCCCGCTCGCTGCCGACGCGACTGCAAGAGCTGCTGGGTTACAACATCTACCCGCCGTTCATCGGCTACGTCGACGGGCGCCATCCGCGCAAGCTCCTGGAGGACGCGGGCGCGGCCGCAACGTCGAGTTGAGCCGGGTGACCCGTCCGGTCACGCGCAGGCGGCCGCCGCGGATCGCGAGAGAGCGACAAGGCCGGCGCTGAGCTCCGCGGTCGTCGGCCATCCGAACCCGAGCCGGAAGTGGCGATCGTCGAGCTCGAACCAGTGGCCGCGGCCGACGTACGTGCCGTGCTCGGCGAGCAGGGTCCGGTAGAAGCACGCGGTGTCGATCTCGATCTCGGGCCGGACCCGCACGAGGCCGACGACGCCACCGGTGGGCTCGACCCACTCGAACGTGTCCTGAGCGGCCAGCCAGTCGCGCACGATCGCGAGATGGGCCCGGACCCCGTCGAGGATCGCCGGCAGGATCTGCGGCCGGGCCGCGAGCACGCGGGCGGCGATGGCCTCGTCGAGCGTCGGACCGCAGATCACCACCTGCTCCTTGGCGGCCAGTAGCGTCTCCGCGAGCCCGGGGTCGCGGCACACGGCCCAACCGACGCGCAGGCCGGGCAGCCCGTACGCCTTCGACATGGACGACACGCTGACGGCCCGCGTCGACAGGTCGGCCGCCATCGGCAGCCGACGCGGTTCCGCATGGGTGAGGTCGCGGTAGGTCTCGTCGACGAGCAGCACGGCACCCGACCGTTCCGCGAGGTCGACCAGCGCGTGCAGCGATTCGACGTCGAGCATCGTGCCTGTCGGGTTGTGCGGACAAGTGACGCTGATCAGCCGGGTCGTGCCGCGCCGCACCCGAGCCGCGAGCTGCCCGACGTCGAGCTGCCAGCCGTGGTCGAAGGCGAGGTCGACGACGTCGACCTCGGCGCCGATCGCGCGCGGCGTCTCGAGGTTGGTGGCGTAGTTGGTGCGCACCACGACCACGTGGTCGCCGGGGTCGAGCAGGGAGGTGGCGGTGCAGAACAGAGCCGCCGCGGCCCCCGGGGTGACGAGCACATCGTCGGGGCGGAGGCCGTCCCCACCCGAGGCGATCACCTCGCGCAGCGCGGCGTCGCCGAGGTGGTCGCCGTAGCAGAGCAGCAGGTCGTCCAGCTCGAGCTCGAGGCCGAGGTCGGAGAGACGGCGATCGGCGACTGAGCTCTCGGAGAGGTTGTTGGTGATGGTGTCGTAACCCAGCTGCTCCGGCGACTCGACCTCGATCGGCATCCGTCGATAGCGCACGCGCTTTTAGCCCCGCAGCGCGGGGAGCAGCTCCTCGCCGACGAGGCCGTGGTGCACGCGCGCGGCGGTCGGGTCGGCGTCGATCGTCGGGCCTGTGATCACGAGGCGATCGAGCCCGAGCGCCGCCAGGTCGAGCAGCCGCCGGGCACAGACGTCGGCACCGCCCACCACCGCGAAGCGGTCGACGAACGCGTCGGGGAGCACACTCGAATGGTCTGCCGCGTTCGACAAGTGGCGGTTGCTGTCGTACCGGCGACCGACCTCGGCCACCACCTCTCGGTCGCGCTCGCCGAGGCCCGCACCGGTCGAGCCCGGCATGGCCGAGAAGTGGGCGAACGCGGCGATGCCGCCGCGAATGAGATCGCGCGCCGCGCCGGCGTCCGGATGGCACCCGACGTTCACGTAGGCCCCGAACGAGACATCCGAGTCGGACCGTCCCGCGGCGCGCATCGAGGCGCGCGCCAGCTCGAGCGCCCACGACAATCGATCGGGATCCGCGCCGACCGCGAACGTGACCCGCTCGACCGTGCCCGCCGCGAAGGCGATCACCTTCGGTCCCGAGGCGGCGATGTCGATCGGCACCGCGGGTTGGCGCGCCCGGTCGAGCCAGCGCAGGCGGCTGGGGTGCCCGTTCAGCTCGAGCGTCTCACCGCGGAGGTACGCGTGGACCTCGCGGATGCGGGCGAAGAAGTCCTCGACCTTCATCGGAGGACGTCCGAGGTGGAAGAGCGCGGTGTCGCCGCGGCCGATGCCGAGCACCGCCCGTCCGTTCGAGACCTCATGCACGGTGGCGATCGCGGTCGCGAGCGCGGCGGGATGGCGGGTCGCGGGGTTGGTCACCCCGGTCATGAACTTCAGGTGCTGGGTGACCTTGGCGCCGAGGGCCATCGCCACGAACGGGTCGCCCACCAGGTTCTGCGAGTCGGTGAGCGCGATCCCGTCCCAGCCGCCGGCCTCGGCCCGTTGAGCGAGCTTCTCCGCGAAGCCGGTCTCGGGGATGCTCAGGGTGAAGAGCTCGAGGGGCACGGGCCTCATCATCCCGCACTCACCGGAGCCGTTCTTGGTCCGCCCAACCACCGCTGTGGTGGGTCAGCGCACCAAGAAGCACGCGACATTCTCCTCCCTCGTGGGAGGCTGCCGCGATGGCGAGCTTCGGAGCGAACAGCACGACCGACGATGTGCTCGAGGGTGTCGACCTGCGGGGCCGGCGGGTCTTCGTCACCGGTGCGTCGACCGGCTTGGGCGAGGAGACCGCGAGGTCCATCGCCTCCCACGGCGCGGCCGTCACCATGGCGGTGCGCGACCTCGATCGCGGTGGGGCGGCGGTGGAGCGCATCCGCACGACGGTGCCGGCTGCCGACCTCGAGGTGCGCGAGCTCGAGCTCGCCTCGTTGGCGAGCGTTCGGGCATGCGCCGCCGGCTTCCTCGCCGACCATGACCGTCTCGACGTGCTCGTCAACAACGCCGGTGTCATGGCTTGCCCCTTCGGCACCACCGCCGACGGCTTCGAGCTGCAGTTCGGCACCAACCACCTCGGGCACTTCCTGCTCGCGAACCTGCTCGCACCCGCGCTCGTCGCCGCCGCGCCGGCCCGCGTCGTGTCGCTCAGCTCGCGAGGGCACCGGTTCAGCGACGTGGACCTCGACGACCCCAACTTCGAACGCACGCCGTACGAGCCGTGGCTCGGCTACGGGCGGGCGAAGACCGCCAACATCCTGTTCGCAGTCGAGTTCGATCACCGTTTCGCCGATCGCGGTGTGCGTGCCTTTGCCGTGCACCCCGGATCGATCAGAACCGAGCTGGGCCGCCATCTCACCGACGAGAGCCTGTCCACCCTCGTCGCCTCGATGCCGCCCGGGCAGGAGATGAAGTGGAAGTCGGTGCCCGAAGGCGCGGCCACGTCGGTGTGGGCGGCCACCGCGGCGGAGCTCGACGGCCGGGGTGGGCTGTACCTCGAGAACTGCGGCATCGCCGAGCCGACCGACGATCCCGCAGCCCCCGTCGGGGTGCGGCCCTACGCGCTCGACCCAGCCCGTGCAGCTGCGTTGTGGGAGCTGTCGGAGCGGCTCGTCGGCATCGAGGGCTGAAGCGAGGCCGAGGCCGAGCTCCTTCGGATGTTCGCGACGAACCACGTTCTGGCCGGCGTCACGGTCGGGGCCGCGTGCCCCGACCGGCCGGCGCTCGCGTTCGTCGTCGGCTTCGCGACGCATCTGCCGATGGACTGCTGCCGGCATTGGGGCTACCCCGGGAACGCCGTGCACGACGCCCGCTTCCTGCGGGCCGCGGTCGGCGACGCGCTCATCGGGCTGGGCGTCCTCGCCGGCGCAGTCGTCGCGGCACGACGCCGGAGCCGTTCGTCCGTGCTGTCGGTGGTCGCCGGTGCGCTCGGGGCCGCCGTCCTCGACGTCGACAAGCCGACGCTCCTGTTCTTCGGCCGCAACCCGGTGCCTCGGGCGCTCCAGCAGCTGCACCATGCGGTGCAGGAAGGGGTCGAGGCGCCGGCGTACCTCCGCCGCGAGCTGGCATGGGGTGCGGCGCTCGCGGTCGTGGCCTCCCTGGCGCTGCGGCCCCGCTCGTCTAGTCCTTCAGCTCGACGATGACCTCGAGGTACTGCTCGCGTCCGACGTTGCGCGCCGTCTCGACGCCGCCCCGCGCGACGTGCACGATCGCGCCGGGCACCACGTCGGCCTCGAGGTAGTCGCGGAAGGGGCCTTCGCTGTCGGGCTCGGGGATCACCGCGATGCGATCGCCGGCGACCTGAATGAGCAGATGGTCGAGCTCGTGGCGGTGGATGGCGCTGTCCTCGCCGGGCGCCAGCCGCAGCTGCCACACACGGACATGCTCGTCCTCGAACACCACGCGGCTGCCGACGTCACCCAGCACACGGTCGTCTCGGCGCTCGGGCACGGCTGCACTCTACGGCACCGGTGGCGCACCTCCCCGGGGGAACTAATTGACAGAGTCCTACAACTTTCCTAGCGTCCCGACGATGGCGATGGACCACCTCGACGCCGTCGAACGGGCCCTGGAGATGCTGTTCCGGCTGAACGCGAGCCGGAAGGTGCACGCCCGCCAGGCGGCCGCCGCCGGGGTGGTCATCTCACAACCCGGGTTCGTGCTGCTCCGCCGCATCCAGGAGGAGGGACCCTCATCGCTGGGCGAGCTGGCCAAGGTGACCGACATGGACCCCGCCGCGACCGGCCGCCAGATCCGCCAACTCGAGGCCGAGGGCCTCGTGACCCGCGGTTCCAGCGCCGGCGACGGCCGCGTCACCGTCGTGCGGGTGACGCCCAAGGGTCGCGCCATCCGCCGCCGGATCGCCGAGGTGCGCGACCGCCACATGGAGGACGTCCTCGACGCCTGGTCGGTGGCCGACCGCGCCGCGCTCGCGCGTCTCCTGGGGCGACTGGTCGACGACCTGCGCTCGGTCCACTACCGCACCGTCGCCGACGCGGACACGAACAAGCCGGACACCGAGAAGGAGAAGCTGGCGAGATGATGCCCACCGACATCGGGGTGATCGACCTCATGATCGGCTTTCCGAGCGCCGAGGCCCGTCGCCACTACGACTTCCTGAAGACGCAGCTGCGGGACGACGAGAGCCGCGGGATGGAGTTCCCGGCCGAGTACATGTTCAAGGGTGTCCCGAACTACGTGGAGGAGGGCCAGGACCCGGTCGAGGTGACGCTGGCCGCGATGGACGCGCACGGAGTCGCCATGGGGCTCGTCGGGATCGGCGCCGATGTCACCAAGCGAGCGTTGGCCGATCACCCGAAGCGGTTCGTCGCCAGCCTCGAGGTCGACCCCAACGCGATCACCAAGACCGTCGGGCGCATCCGGCGCGCGCACGGGGAGCACGGCATCAAGGCGGTCACGACGTTCCCCGCGGGCTGCAACCCGCAGGTGCCCGTCAGCGATCGCCGCTACTACCCCGTGTACCAGACCTGCATCGACCTCGACATCCCGATCATCGCCAACGCGGGCATCGCCGGTCCCCGTCTGCCGTCGTCGTGCCAGGACGTGATGCACTTCGACCAGGTCTGCTACGACTTCCCCGAGCTGCGCATCGTGATGCGCCACGGCGCCGAGCCGTGGGAGGAGCTGGCAGTGAAGCTCATGCTGAAGTGGCCCGGGCTCTTCTACATGACGAGCGCGTTCGCCCCCAGGTACTACCCGAAGGCGATCATCGACTACGCGAACACGCGAGGCGCGGACAAGGTCATGTACGCGGGGTACTACCCGATGGGTTTGAGCCTCGATCGCATCTTCGCCGAGCTGCCCGACGTTCCGTTCCGCGACCACGTGTGGCCCAAGTTCCTGCGTGAGAACGCGCAGCGCGTCTTCAAGCTGGACGGGTGACGACCGTGCGCACGATCCCCTACGCCGGCAGCGTGCACGACGAGTCGGAGATCGACGCGGTCGTCGAGGTGCTGCGCGGCGGGCCCACGGCGTTGCGGATCGGGCGGAGCGTGCGAGGGCTCGAGCAGCAGGTGGCCGAGCTGTTCGGCAAGCGCCGCGGAATCATGTGCAACTCGGGGTCGTCCGCGCTGTACCTCGCCGTCGAGCTCCTGCAACTGGCGCCGGGCGACGAGGTCATCACCTCGGCGGTGACCTTCTCGACCGACATCGCGCCGCTCGTGCGGGCCGGGTTGGTGCCGGCGTTCGTCGACGTCGAGCGCGACACCTACAACATCGACGTCGCCTGGATCGAGGCGATGATCACCGACCGGACCAGGGCGATCCTCGCGCCGAACCTGATCGGCAACGCACCGGACTGGGACAGCATCCGCGGGATCGCCGACCGGTACGGGCTGCAGGTCGTGGAGGACTCCTGCGACGCGCTGGGGTCGAGGTTGCGGGGCGCGCCGACGGGCACGCGGTCGGACATCAGCGTGACGAGCTTCGCGTTGTCGCACATCATCACGGGTGCCGGCACGGGCGGCATGGTGCTCGTGGACGACGACGACCGGGCCGACCGTTGCCTGCTGTTGCGTCGGTGGGGGAGGCGGTCCGAGGCGCAGCTCTTCGGGTCGAAGCGCGGCGACAAGCGGTTCTTCTCGCAGCTCGACGACGGCCTCGAGTACGACAACCTGTTCATCTTCGACGAGCTGGGGTGGAACTTCGAGCCCTCCGAGCTCTCCGCCGCGTTCGCGCTCGTGCAGTTACGCAAGCTGCCCGTTTTCCTCGCGCGCCGCAAGCGCAACTTCGCTCGCCTGTGCGAGCGCTTCGCCGCGTATCCCGACGTGTTCGTGCTGCCCCGCACGCAGGAGGGGCTCGACACCGGTTGGCACATGTTCCCTGTCCTGCTCCGGTCCGACAGCGGCGTGCGGCGGGCGCGCTTCCAGCAGCACATGGAGGCCAACGGCATCGACACCAGAATGGTCTGGACAGGCAACGTGCTGCGTCAGCCCGCGTTCAAGGGAGTACCCCATCGCGCGCCGCCCGACGGCTTGCCGCATGCGGATGCCGTCATGGAGCAGGGGCTGATCCTGCCGTGTCATCACGCGATGGACGATGCCGACGTCGACTACCTGTGCGACACCGTCGATGCGTTCCTCGAGGAGCACCGCTGATGGAGCGCTACACCCTCATCTCCGCGGACTGCCACGCCGGCGGCAACATGGAGATGTACCGCGAGCACCTCGACCCGGCATACGTCGACGAGTTCGAGCGCTGGCGCGGGGCGTACAGCAACCCGTTCCGCGACCTGCAGCGGGGTGGCCGCACCCGCAACTGGGACAACGAGCGGCGCATCAGCGAGCAGGAGTCCGACGGCGTGGTGGCCGAGGTGGTGTTCCCGAACACCGTGCCGCCCTTCTTCCCCACCGGTGCGCTCGTGGCCCGGCCGCCCCGACCGGAGGAGCTCGAGCTGCGCCTGGCGGGCATTCGCGCCCACAACCGGTGGCTCGCCGCCTGGTGCGCCGAGCATGGCGCCCGCCGGGCGGGGATCGCGCAGCTGTTCCTCAACGACGTCGACGAGGCGATCGCCGACGTCCGCTTCGCCCATGCGCACGGGCTGCGCGGGGGCGTGCTGCTGCCTGCCGTCCCGCCCGACGTCGACTGGATCAAGCCCCTCTACGCTCCCGACTTCGACCCCTTGTGGGCCGTGTGCGAGCAGCTCGATGTCGTCGTGAA encodes the following:
- a CDS encoding MarR family transcriptional regulator; its protein translation is MAMDHLDAVERALEMLFRLNASRKVHARQAAAAGVVISQPGFVLLRRIQEEGPSSLGELAKVTDMDPAATGRQIRQLEAEGLVTRGSSAGDGRVTVVRVTPKGRAIRRRIAEVRDRHMEDVLDAWSVADRAALARLLGRLVDDLRSVHYRTVADADTNKPDTEKEKLAR
- a CDS encoding phytanoyl-CoA dioxygenase family protein; its protein translation is MDVMVEEIVARLTQDGYATVPGALEPDQVAAARADLEAILERTPSGRDDFEGRRTQRVYALFAKTRTLDPLAIHPVVLAVLDRVLGHYQLSAPAGIAIGPGETAQPLHPDDAIYPLPRPHAELVVNVMWPLEDFTDANGATRIVPGSHRWIDERPDADTSTVSIEMPAGTALLYLGSVWHGGGANRTDRTRLGVVLHYAAAWLRPVENHVLAVPPEAARSLPTRLQELLGYNIYPPFIGYVDGRHPRKLLEDAGAAATSS
- a CDS encoding SDR family NAD(P)-dependent oxidoreductase — translated: MASFGANSTTDDVLEGVDLRGRRVFVTGASTGLGEETARSIASHGAAVTMAVRDLDRGGAAVERIRTTVPAADLEVRELELASLASVRACAAGFLADHDRLDVLVNNAGVMACPFGTTADGFELQFGTNHLGHFLLANLLAPALVAAAPARVVSLSSRGHRFSDVDLDDPNFERTPYEPWLGYGRAKTANILFAVEFDHRFADRGVRAFAVHPGSIRTELGRHLTDESLSTLVASMPPGQEMKWKSVPEGAATSVWAATAAELDGRGGLYLENCGIAEPTDDPAAPVGVRPYALDPARAAALWELSERLVGIEG
- a CDS encoding aminotransferase class I/II-fold pyridoxal phosphate-dependent enzyme, with translation MRYRRMPIEVESPEQLGYDTITNNLSESSVADRRLSDLGLELELDDLLLCYGDHLGDAALREVIASGGDGLRPDDVLVTPGAAAALFCTATSLLDPGDHVVVVRTNYATNLETPRAIGAEVDVVDLAFDHGWQLDVGQLAARVRRGTTRLISVTCPHNPTGTMLDVESLHALVDLAERSGAVLLVDETYRDLTHAEPRRLPMAADLSTRAVSVSSMSKAYGLPGLRVGWAVCRDPGLAETLLAAKEQVVICGPTLDEAIAARVLAARPQILPAILDGVRAHLAIVRDWLAAQDTFEWVEPTGGVVGLVRVRPEIEIDTACFYRTLLAEHGTYVGRGHWFELDDRHFRLGFGWPTTAELSAGLVALSRSAAAACA
- a CDS encoding LLM class flavin-dependent oxidoreductase — its product is MMRPVPLELFTLSIPETGFAEKLAQRAEAGGWDGIALTDSQNLVGDPFVAMALGAKVTQHLKFMTGVTNPATRHPAALATAIATVHEVSNGRAVLGIGRGDTALFHLGRPPMKVEDFFARIREVHAYLRGETLELNGHPSRLRWLDRARQPAVPIDIAASGPKVIAFAAGTVERVTFAVGADPDRLSWALELARASMRAAGRSDSDVSFGAYVNVGCHPDAGAARDLIRGGIAAFAHFSAMPGSTGAGLGERDREVVAEVGRRYDSNRHLSNAADHSSVLPDAFVDRFAVVGGADVCARRLLDLAALGLDRLVITGPTIDADPTAARVHHGLVGEELLPALRG
- a CDS encoding VOC family protein; translated protein: MTTSVSHIPEGLSAVTPYLIVRDSNAAIDFYKEVFGATETMRHEDGGRVVHAKLRIGGAAVEIGENSERNDLDLDRLPPVGMHLYVEDVDAVLAKATSAGARVLYPIQDQPYGDREVSIADPFGIVWFVATHLHD
- a CDS encoding amidohydrolase translates to MIGFPSAEARRHYDFLKTQLRDDESRGMEFPAEYMFKGVPNYVEEGQDPVEVTLAAMDAHGVAMGLVGIGADVTKRALADHPKRFVASLEVDPNAITKTVGRIRRAHGEHGIKAVTTFPAGCNPQVPVSDRRYYPVYQTCIDLDIPIIANAGIAGPRLPSSCQDVMHFDQVCYDFPELRIVMRHGAEPWEELAVKLMLKWPGLFYMTSAFAPRYYPKAIIDYANTRGADKVMYAGYYPMGLSLDRIFAELPDVPFRDHVWPKFLRENAQRVFKLDG
- a CDS encoding DegT/DnrJ/EryC1/StrS family aminotransferase, yielding MRTIPYAGSVHDESEIDAVVEVLRGGPTALRIGRSVRGLEQQVAELFGKRRGIMCNSGSSALYLAVELLQLAPGDEVITSAVTFSTDIAPLVRAGLVPAFVDVERDTYNIDVAWIEAMITDRTRAILAPNLIGNAPDWDSIRGIADRYGLQVVEDSCDALGSRLRGAPTGTRSDISVTSFALSHIITGAGTGGMVLVDDDDRADRCLLLRRWGRRSEAQLFGSKRGDKRFFSQLDDGLEYDNLFIFDELGWNFEPSELSAAFALVQLRKLPVFLARRKRNFARLCERFAAYPDVFVLPRTQEGLDTGWHMFPVLLRSDSGVRRARFQQHMEANGIDTRMVWTGNVLRQPAFKGVPHRAPPDGLPHADAVMEQGLILPCHHAMDDADVDYLCDTVDAFLEEHR